AGGATCCTCATGACTTCGGGAACCGCTCCCGCTCCCAGAGCTTCGCGTACTTCATGAACACGTAGTACGCGCCGGCGATCGAGACGATGAAGCCCGGAATGCCGCGGCGGAAGCCCTGCCGCAGCAGATAGCTCTTGAGGAAGCGAGCCGGCGGCCGCAGCAGCAGATCGCGCAGGCGGAAGCGCTTGCCGGACTCGGCGAGCGAGCGCGCCATACGCGAGCTGAAGCTGTCCATCGTGCGGATGTGGTCGGAGAGATTCCGGTAGTTCCAGTGCAGAAGCCGGCCCGAGAGCCTCTGGACCGGCCCGTCGACCTCGACGCGGTCGTGCGGATCGAGACCGCCCCAGCGGCCGCGCGAGCGGCGGAAGACGCGCAGCTGCCAATCCGGGTACCACTCGCCGCGGTCGTGCCACAGACCGAGGTACCAGGTCACCCGATCGAGCGCGTAGCCGCCGACGCTGCCATCGTCGCGGGCCAACGCGCTGCGGATGCTCGCCGCGAGCTCCGGCGAGATCGCCTCGTCGGCGTCGATGCAGACCACCCAATCGTGGCTGGCCCGGTCGAGCGCGAAGTTCTTCTGCTTCACGTAGCCGAGGAACGGCTGCTCGATCACTTTGTCGGTGTACTTCCGCGCGATCTCCCGCGTGCCGTCGCCAGAGCCCGAGTCCACGACCACGATCTCGTCGCAGAACGAGAGCGATTCGAGACAGCGCTCGATCCGGTCGGCCTCGTTCAGGCAGATCACCGTTGCCGAGATCGGCGGCAGCTTCGCGTCGGCGTCGCTCATCCGCGCACCCTCTCGACCGTGAGCACGCCGCGGATCTTCGAGATCTGACGCAGCACGCCCTCGAGGTGCTTGCGATCGCGGACCGAGAGCTCGAAGAGCTGGATCGCGCGGCGGTCGTCGCTGGTGCTGATCTGCGCGCTGCCGATGTTCACGCCCTCGGCGGAGATCTTGTTCGAGACCGCGGCGAGCAGGCCGGGGCGATCTTCGGAGACGATCCGCACCTTCACCAGGCGCATCTCTCCCGGCGCGCTCTCCCAGGTGACCGGCACGCGCCGCTCGGGATCGAGATGGAAGATCTTGGTGCAGTCGGCGGCGTGGACCGTGACTCCCCGGCCGCGCGTGATGAAGCCCTCGACGGAATCGCCCGGAACCGGCGCGCAGCACTTCGCGAAGCGCACCAGCACGTTCTCCATCCCGGAGACCCGCACGTTTCCGGTGCTGCGCCCGACCGAGAGCACGCGGCGCAGGAGCGACGGCTTCGGCTCCGGCTCGTCCTCTGGCGCGCCCGAGAGCTGGCGCGCGACCGCGCGGGCGTCGAGCTTCCCGTAGGCGATCGCCTGGAGCAGCCCGTCGAGGTCTCGCACGCCGAGCCCGCGCGCAGCGGTCTTGAGCTCGCCGGCCTTCACCAGCTTTTCGAAGGCCAGGCCGCGCTTGTGCAGCTCGCGCTGG
This DNA window, taken from Deltaproteobacteria bacterium, encodes the following:
- a CDS encoding glycosyltransferase family 2 protein; the protein is MSDADAKLPPISATVICLNEADRIERCLESLSFCDEIVVVDSGSGDGTREIARKYTDKVIEQPFLGYVKQKNFALDRASHDWVVCIDADEAISPELAASIRSALARDDGSVGGYALDRVTWYLGLWHDRGEWYPDWQLRVFRRSRGRWGGLDPHDRVEVDGPVQRLSGRLLHWNYRNLSDHIRTMDSFSSRMARSLAESGKRFRLRDLLLRPPARFLKSYLLRQGFRRGIPGFIVSIAGAYYVFMKYAKLWERERFPKS